One bacterium DNA segment encodes these proteins:
- a CDS encoding acyl--CoA ligase, with product MNGLDHYREIRKNFEWNVPDDFNFGRDVVDRYAADRSKVAFFYEDARGVAAKYTFWEVSRISDRFGNVLQGLGVKAGDPVLLLLQNVPEWYFCMAAGTKIGAIMIPCSDQLRPKDLIYRAQHSGAKTIISWDAKTGEVDLIRKECPGLVNFLCVGEPKSGWLSFQDELAKASPLLTVPKGKASEPALVYYTSGTTGNPKAVMHSHFYTGAHWVTGKYWIDLKPTDLFWCIAGTGWAKAAWSVLFGPWNCGATTILYNAPFDAKKGLELLERYQITVLCAPPTAYRAFVKEDLSRYDLSKLRHCVGAGEPLNPEVIKTWKEAYGLTIHDGYGQTETINLVANYSGIPVKPGSMGLPTPGHEVGVIDDRGNELPPGEIGEIAVKGRPPSMFMGYWKDEEKTRECFRGDWYMTGDRAYRDQDGYFFFVGRGDDVIISSGYRIGPFEVESALLEHPAVVESAVVSSPDELRGEIVKAYVVLRKGYEPSDALKKELQDHVKKVTAPYKYPRGIVFAKELPKTSSGKIRRVELRNAEWKRA from the coding sequence TTGAACGGCCTCGACCATTACAGGGAGATCCGGAAGAATTTCGAGTGGAACGTCCCCGACGACTTCAATTTCGGACGTGACGTCGTCGACCGGTACGCCGCCGACCGGTCCAAGGTGGCCTTCTTCTACGAGGACGCCCGGGGCGTCGCCGCCAAATACACGTTCTGGGAAGTGAGCCGGATCTCCGACCGGTTCGGGAACGTCCTTCAAGGCCTTGGAGTAAAGGCGGGGGACCCGGTCCTGCTCCTCCTCCAGAACGTGCCCGAGTGGTATTTCTGCATGGCGGCGGGAACCAAGATCGGGGCGATCATGATCCCCTGCTCCGACCAGCTGCGTCCGAAGGACCTCATCTACCGGGCGCAGCACTCCGGCGCGAAGACGATCATCAGCTGGGATGCGAAAACCGGGGAGGTGGACCTGATCCGGAAGGAGTGCCCCGGACTGGTCAACTTCCTCTGCGTGGGCGAGCCGAAATCCGGATGGCTCTCCTTCCAGGACGAGCTGGCGAAGGCATCGCCGTTGCTTACGGTCCCGAAAGGGAAGGCTTCGGAACCCGCGCTGGTGTACTACACGTCCGGGACGACCGGGAACCCGAAGGCCGTGATGCACAGTCATTTCTATACGGGCGCCCACTGGGTCACCGGCAAGTACTGGATCGATCTCAAGCCGACCGACCTGTTCTGGTGCATCGCGGGGACCGGCTGGGCGAAAGCCGCCTGGAGCGTCCTGTTCGGACCGTGGAACTGCGGCGCGACCACCATCCTGTACAACGCGCCGTTCGACGCGAAGAAGGGGCTCGAACTCCTGGAACGGTACCAGATCACGGTACTTTGCGCCCCCCCGACGGCGTACCGGGCGTTCGTCAAGGAGGATCTTTCCCGTTACGACCTCTCGAAGCTTCGCCACTGCGTCGGCGCCGGGGAGCCTCTCAACCCGGAGGTCATCAAGACCTGGAAGGAAGCCTACGGCCTTACGATCCACGACGGGTACGGGCAGACGGAGACGATCAATCTTGTGGCGAACTACTCCGGGATCCCCGTGAAGCCCGGGTCGATGGGGCTGCCCACCCCCGGCCACGAGGTTGGGGTGATCGACGACCGGGGAAACGAACTTCCGCCGGGGGAGATCGGGGAGATCGCGGTGAAGGGGCGGCCGCCGTCGATGTTCATGGGGTACTGGAAGGACGAGGAGAAGACCCGCGAATGCTTCCGCGGGGATTGGTACATGACCGGGGACCGCGCCTACAGGGACCAGGACGGATACTTCTTCTTCGTCGGCCGCGGGGACGACGTCATCATCTCCTCGGGGTACCGGATCGGCCCGTTCGAGGTGGAAAGCGCCCTCCTCGAGCATCCGGCGGTCGTCGAATCCGCGGTGGTATCTTCCCCCGACGAGCTGCGGGGCGAGATCGTGAAGGCCTACGTCGTCCTGCGGAAAGGCTACGAGCCCTCGGACGCCTTGAAGAAGGAGCTGCAGGACCACGTGAAGAAGGTCACGGCGCCGTACAAGTATCCGAGGGGGATCGTGTTCGCGAAGGAGCTGCCCAAGACGTCCTCGGGGAAGATCCGCCGCGTGGAGCTGCGCAACGCCGAGTGGAAGCGGGCCTGA
- a CDS encoding DUF779 domain-containing protein — protein sequence MDLRFTDKARALLAEIREENAPDTLVILIGGGCCENTAPILMKNFRVGASDRPLGESGGVTVYASADMYPLLAEVPSVIDVIDGRGAGSFSLEVRRGVRLTLRPLPDSPGSRSPA from the coding sequence ATGGATCTTCGTTTCACGGATAAGGCGAGGGCGCTCCTGGCGGAGATCCGGGAGGAGAACGCGCCGGATACCCTCGTGATTCTCATCGGCGGAGGATGCTGCGAGAACACGGCGCCGATCCTGATGAAGAACTTCCGGGTGGGCGCGTCGGACCGGCCCCTCGGGGAATCCGGGGGGGTAACCGTTTACGCATCGGCCGACATGTACCCGCTCCTCGCGGAGGTTCCGTCCGTGATCGACGTCATCGACGGGAGAGGTGCGGGGAGCTTCTCCCTGGAGGTCCGCCGCGGTGTCCGCCTGACGCTGCGGCCCCTCCCGGATTCTCCGGGAAGCCGCTCTCCCGCTTAG
- a CDS encoding CoA transferase, with protein MDREKTQPDFPGHLFDKNALFDKPEPLKGVRVLEVCSVVLGPAACDYLAEFGAEVIKFEGQKGDQMRFVTPYAWFWKGMSPGLEIENHNKYWMGMHVGNPEARELFLGLVKKADVVVDNLTPGRMAKWGLDYRKLKEVNPGIIHLHVSGYGSWGPWTGRTSYDAVAQSMGALASITGFEDRGPIKSGVWIADWITGLMCANAILSALNYRQRTGEGQFIDYLQVENVIRFLDWTWLYAFKTGEDRKRSGNRDLAICPSDLFECRDGRVALAAFSEEEFCGLCTAMGRMDLMERYSDPLKRLKDENATELLGRIAEWAATRSVGEVVALADEHGFGASPVLEAKDVYHGDHFRERGAVQSYDDPLYGPMTQQCYPPVMSETPGRLKWSCRPLGFDNRYVLKNLLGLPDEEIRRLEDRGVIFRWNPKVPSQCPPPEWDGKSGVKLG; from the coding sequence ATGGACCGGGAGAAAACGCAGCCGGATTTTCCGGGACACCTGTTCGACAAGAACGCGCTGTTCGACAAGCCGGAGCCGCTGAAGGGCGTGCGGGTGCTGGAGGTCTGCTCCGTGGTCCTGGGGCCCGCCGCGTGCGATTACCTGGCGGAGTTCGGCGCGGAGGTGATCAAGTTCGAAGGGCAGAAAGGGGACCAGATGCGGTTCGTCACCCCGTATGCCTGGTTCTGGAAGGGGATGTCGCCGGGCCTGGAGATCGAGAACCACAACAAGTACTGGATGGGGATGCACGTCGGGAATCCCGAGGCCCGGGAGCTGTTCCTCGGCCTGGTGAAGAAGGCCGACGTGGTCGTCGACAACCTGACCCCCGGCAGGATGGCGAAGTGGGGGCTGGATTACCGGAAGCTGAAGGAAGTCAATCCGGGGATCATCCACCTGCACGTTTCCGGCTACGGAAGCTGGGGGCCGTGGACGGGCAGGACGTCCTACGACGCCGTGGCCCAGAGCATGGGCGCCTTGGCGTCCATCACGGGTTTCGAGGACCGGGGTCCGATCAAGTCGGGCGTCTGGATCGCCGACTGGATCACCGGCCTCATGTGCGCCAATGCGATCCTGTCCGCGCTGAACTACCGGCAACGGACCGGGGAGGGGCAGTTCATCGATTATCTCCAGGTGGAGAACGTCATCCGGTTCCTCGACTGGACCTGGCTCTACGCGTTCAAGACGGGGGAAGACAGGAAACGATCCGGCAACCGGGACCTGGCGATCTGCCCGTCGGACCTCTTCGAATGCCGCGATGGCCGGGTGGCGCTGGCGGCGTTCAGCGAGGAGGAGTTCTGCGGGCTGTGCACCGCCATGGGCAGGATGGACCTGATGGAGAGATACTCCGATCCCCTGAAACGGCTGAAGGACGAAAACGCCACGGAGCTGCTGGGACGGATCGCGGAGTGGGCGGCTACCCGCTCCGTCGGGGAAGTGGTGGCGCTCGCCGACGAGCACGGGTTCGGCGCCTCCCCGGTCCTGGAGGCGAAGGACGTATACCATGGGGACCATTTCCGGGAGCGCGGCGCCGTCCAGAGTTACGACGACCCCCTCTACGGCCCCATGACGCAGCAGTGCTACCCCCCGGTGATGAGTGAAACCCCGGGCCGGTTGAAATGGAGCTGCCGCCCGCTGGGGTTCGACAACCGCTACGTGCTGAAAAACTTGTTGGGTCTGCCCGACGAGGAGATCCGGCGGCTCGAGGACCGGGGCGTGATCTTCCGTTGGAATCCGAAGGTTCCCTCGCAATGCCCGCCGCCGGAGTGGGACGGAAAAAGCGGCGTCAAGCTGGGATGA
- a CDS encoding YCF48-related protein, with the protein MGGFLFRGRSFVALPAILLLLLPACPAFSGEGEPPAAPATGDAPVSLKLQPAETTTAASRAMMLSSARAGKRIVAVGDHGIVLLSDTDGADFRQARSVPVRSTLTAVCFVDDRTGWAVGQWGVVLRTDDAGESWTVQRSDTTADRPLFSVYFKDKERGWAVGLWSLVLATKDGGRTWSPVQLPPPPGGRKADRNLQKIFANRMGTLFVAAEQGTVLRSYDGEKWSYINTGYKGTFWTGIALGNGTLLVGGLRGTIYRSGDNGGSWKESRTDLKSSITDFAEAGGKVYSVGLDGVVLESVNGGATFQGTQRPDRMPFTSICVNSVGKPVKFSKKGVVRDAPDGPSK; encoded by the coding sequence ATGGGAGGATTCCTTTTTCGCGGCAGGTCGTTCGTCGCGCTGCCGGCGATCCTGTTATTGCTTCTGCCGGCTTGCCCGGCCTTCTCCGGCGAGGGAGAGCCTCCGGCCGCCCCGGCGACGGGGGATGCGCCCGTTTCCCTGAAGCTGCAACCGGCCGAAACCACCACCGCGGCGTCCAGGGCGATGATGCTCTCCTCGGCCCGGGCGGGGAAACGGATCGTCGCCGTGGGAGATCACGGCATCGTGCTGCTGTCCGACACGGACGGCGCGGATTTCCGGCAGGCCCGGTCCGTCCCGGTCCGCTCGACGCTGACCGCGGTCTGCTTCGTCGATGACCGGACCGGCTGGGCGGTGGGCCAATGGGGGGTCGTTCTCCGGACGGACGACGCGGGGGAGAGCTGGACCGTGCAGCGCTCGGACACCACGGCGGATCGGCCGCTCTTCTCGGTGTATTTCAAGGACAAGGAACGCGGATGGGCGGTCGGGCTCTGGTCGCTGGTGCTGGCGACGAAGGACGGCGGCAGGACGTGGTCTCCCGTGCAGCTTCCGCCTCCTCCCGGGGGAAGGAAGGCCGACCGCAACCTGCAGAAGATCTTCGCGAACCGGATGGGGACGCTGTTCGTCGCGGCGGAGCAGGGCACGGTGCTTCGGTCCTACGACGGGGAGAAGTGGTCCTACATCAACACGGGATACAAGGGGACCTTCTGGACGGGGATCGCCCTGGGCAACGGCACCCTTCTGGTGGGCGGCCTCCGGGGGACCATCTATCGGAGCGGCGACAACGGGGGATCCTGGAAGGAATCGAGGACGGACCTGAAATCCTCGATCACGGATTTCGCGGAAGCCGGAGGAAAGGTCTACTCCGTCGGGCTCGACGGCGTCGTCCTCGAGAGCGTCAACGGCGGGGCGACCTTCCAGGGGACCCAGCGCCCGGACCGCATGCCGTTCACGAGCATTTGCGTGAACAGCGTCGGGAAGCCCGTGAAGTTCTCGAAGAAGGGAGTGGTGCGGGATGCGCCGGACGGACCGTCGAAGTAG
- a CDS encoding sigma-54-dependent Fis family transcriptional regulator, with translation MGLVDPEVLSLSDPESRDYIRQGLERGVQSRIIESWKRCARSGLNPNHGNHPVSSDPSQFKKRIEQNGEIVELFQFYIRRFSRLLEQLGACAMVCDTEGYILSRAGYGKVLHFFDNISVSEGSSCCEKAIGTNAPGLALVTREPVVVTADEHYTKTYHPAFCAASPILDEHRNLLGVVDVTKFFDPYISEELRRHLLNLTISLSDMIRNEVFLGRLIQSSPAPFPASGDTFFGPGIFGSPGGKRPSFSRILGTSAALAKAIRTAGAYARKEGNILIQGETGTGKELFARVIHEEGPRCNGPFVAVNCAAIPLELAESELFGYERGSFTGAKNEGHPGKFEMSHEGTIFLDEINSMPLPVQAKILRVVETKRLSRIGGKREIPVDARIVAASNRNLADEVGAGTFRRDLYYRLSVLPLRVPSLREMKEDIPDLLGAFLRDAAIENGTPVKRVSDGAMRRLLSYDWPGNVRELKNYVECLGFTVEGDEILEEHLPPEIFDRETRTEVCVEVPSQSRNLESLEREFLVETMRKLGGNAVEAARTLGMSRSTLYRKLKKHGISG, from the coding sequence ATGGGTCTCGTCGATCCCGAGGTTCTTTCTCTTTCCGATCCCGAAAGCCGGGATTATATCCGCCAGGGACTGGAACGAGGGGTCCAGTCCCGGATCATCGAATCGTGGAAGAGGTGCGCCCGATCGGGATTGAACCCGAACCATGGGAATCATCCCGTTTCGTCGGATCCATCGCAGTTCAAGAAGCGGATCGAGCAGAACGGCGAGATCGTCGAACTCTTCCAATTCTATATTCGCCGGTTCTCCCGGCTGCTGGAGCAGCTGGGCGCCTGCGCGATGGTCTGCGACACCGAGGGGTACATCCTCTCGCGCGCCGGGTACGGGAAGGTCCTTCATTTCTTCGACAACATCTCGGTATCCGAAGGAAGTTCCTGCTGCGAAAAAGCGATCGGGACGAACGCCCCGGGGCTGGCCCTCGTCACCCGGGAACCGGTGGTGGTAACCGCCGACGAGCATTACACGAAGACCTACCATCCGGCGTTCTGCGCCGCTTCCCCGATCCTGGACGAGCACCGGAACCTTCTCGGCGTCGTGGACGTCACGAAGTTCTTCGACCCGTACATCTCCGAGGAGCTCCGGAGACACCTCCTGAACCTCACCATTTCCCTCTCGGACATGATCCGGAACGAGGTCTTTCTCGGGCGGCTCATCCAGTCCTCTCCGGCTCCGTTCCCCGCATCCGGCGACACGTTTTTCGGCCCGGGGATCTTCGGCTCGCCGGGCGGCAAGAGACCCTCCTTCTCCCGTATCCTCGGCACGTCCGCGGCGCTCGCCAAGGCGATCCGTACCGCGGGCGCCTACGCGAGGAAGGAAGGAAATATCCTGATCCAGGGGGAGACGGGAACCGGAAAGGAACTCTTCGCCCGGGTGATCCACGAAGAAGGACCGCGCTGCAACGGGCCCTTTGTCGCCGTGAACTGCGCGGCGATCCCCCTGGAACTGGCGGAAAGCGAGTTGTTCGGTTATGAGCGCGGGTCGTTCACGGGGGCGAAGAACGAAGGGCACCCCGGCAAGTTCGAGATGTCGCACGAGGGGACGATCTTCCTGGACGAGATCAATTCCATGCCGTTGCCGGTCCAGGCGAAGATCCTCCGCGTCGTGGAAACGAAGCGGCTCTCCAGGATCGGCGGGAAACGGGAGATTCCGGTCGACGCCCGGATCGTCGCCGCGAGCAACCGGAACCTGGCCGACGAGGTGGGGGCGGGCACGTTCCGCAGGGATCTGTATTACCGGTTGAGCGTCCTGCCCCTCCGGGTCCCCTCCCTGCGGGAGATGAAGGAGGATATCCCCGACCTCCTGGGGGCGTTCCTCCGGGATGCGGCCATCGAAAACGGGACCCCGGTGAAGCGGGTCTCCGACGGCGCGATGCGCCGGCTGCTTTCCTACGACTGGCCCGGCAACGTCAGGGAATTGAAGAATTACGTGGAATGCCTGGGGTTTACCGTGGAAGGAGACGAGATCCTGGAGGAGCATCTTCCCCCGGAGATCTTCGATCGCGAAACCCGGACCGAGGTGTGCGTGGAGGTACCTTCGCAATCACGGAACCTCGAATCCCTTGAGCGGGAATTTCTCGTAGAGACCATGCGAAAACTCGGAGGGAACGCTGTCGAGGCGGCACGAACCCTCGGCATGTCCCGGAGCACCCTCTATCGGAAGCTGAAAAAACACGGCATCTCGGGATGA
- a CDS encoding aldehyde dehydrogenase family protein, whose protein sequence is MSTTAPKEYQHFIKGAWRKSESNKTLDVLNPATGDLLTRVPAGDHRDVDAAVAAAREAFTTWGQTTPGERQGILLAIADRIQKRAGDYAELESLNVGKPLRETSWIDVPLAIDHYRYFAGVLRNLQGTTQTIDPTMLHFTLREPLGVVGHILPWNFPLLLAAWKLAPSLAGGNTVVMKPAEQTPVTLLELANDLSDILPPGVLNVITGYGPDVGAPLASHPGVRKLSFTGETTTGRLILQYASENIVPATMELGGKSPHIIFADADVERAIEGVMIGVFLNQGEVCTAGSRLFVHDAIYDRFVAKLVAKVKGLKIGNPMNMDTQLGAIVSREQMEKVLSYIEIGKKDGATLLCGGTRITEPALAKGFFVTPAVFGDVTNKMRIAQEEIFGPVVSVIRWSDYDSMIAQANDIAYGLGAGLWTETLPLAIKTAKALQAGTVWINTYNALAAGAPFGGYKKSGFGRECAFDTLLHYTQIKSVFVSTAEKPMGLY, encoded by the coding sequence ATGAGCACCACCGCACCGAAGGAGTACCAACATTTCATCAAGGGGGCCTGGCGGAAATCCGAATCCAACAAGACTCTCGACGTACTCAACCCCGCAACGGGGGACCTCCTCACCCGCGTGCCCGCGGGGGACCACCGGGACGTCGACGCCGCGGTCGCCGCCGCCAGGGAGGCATTCACGACCTGGGGGCAGACCACCCCGGGGGAGCGGCAGGGGATCCTTCTCGCGATCGCCGACCGGATCCAGAAGCGGGCCGGCGACTACGCCGAACTCGAGTCCCTGAATGTCGGGAAGCCGCTCCGGGAGACGTCCTGGATCGACGTACCCCTTGCGATCGACCATTACCGGTACTTCGCCGGAGTGCTGCGAAACCTGCAGGGGACCACCCAGACGATCGATCCGACCATGCTCCACTTCACCCTTCGCGAACCGCTCGGCGTCGTGGGTCACATCCTCCCGTGGAACTTCCCGCTCCTGCTGGCCGCATGGAAGCTCGCGCCGTCGCTCGCCGGGGGGAACACCGTGGTGATGAAGCCGGCGGAGCAGACTCCCGTCACCCTCCTCGAGCTGGCGAACGACCTGAGCGACATTCTCCCCCCGGGGGTGCTGAACGTCATCACGGGGTACGGTCCGGACGTGGGGGCGCCGCTGGCCAGCCATCCCGGGGTCCGGAAGCTTTCCTTCACGGGCGAGACGACGACGGGAAGGCTCATCCTCCAGTACGCCTCGGAGAACATCGTCCCCGCCACCATGGAGCTCGGCGGGAAGAGCCCGCACATCATCTTCGCGGATGCGGACGTCGAGCGGGCGATCGAAGGGGTCATGATCGGCGTGTTCCTGAACCAGGGGGAAGTCTGCACCGCGGGCTCCCGCCTGTTCGTGCACGATGCGATCTACGACCGGTTCGTGGCCAAGCTCGTCGCCAAGGTGAAGGGCCTGAAGATCGGAAACCCGATGAACATGGACACGCAGCTGGGAGCGATCGTGTCGCGGGAGCAGATGGAGAAAGTCCTCTCCTACATCGAGATCGGGAAGAAGGATGGCGCCACCCTCCTTTGCGGCGGGACACGGATCACCGAACCGGCCCTTGCGAAGGGATTCTTCGTCACCCCCGCCGTTTTCGGCGACGTGACCAACAAGATGCGGATCGCGCAGGAGGAGATCTTCGGGCCCGTCGTCTCCGTGATCCGGTGGAGCGACTACGACAGCATGATCGCCCAGGCCAACGACATCGCCTACGGACTCGGGGCCGGTCTCTGGACGGAGACCCTCCCGCTCGCGATCAAGACCGCCAAGGCGCTGCAGGCGGGAACCGTCTGGATCAACACCTACAACGCCCTCGCCGCCGGAGCGCCGTTCGGCGGGTACAAGAAGAGCGGCTTCGGAAGGGAGTGTGCGTTCGACACGCTGCTCCACTACACGCAGATCAAGAGCGTGTTCGTCTCCACCGCCGAGAAGCCGATGGGCCTGTACTGA
- a CDS encoding porin, with amino-acid sequence MGFPGGIEKVRKRMRSGCRKFLLSVSGILVFLLFGQEGFSKTLEEVLKEKGVITEADFKEVAAAKPVAYQPGKGFTFTSPDGKFQLSLGGRGQFYYQYLDRDDVNGAAREVSTFRVRRFKAYMSGYAYSKNLTYRVQVDLAKSTQILDDGWINYRFVDEAQLQAGQFKMPFSRGELTGDGVLQFVDRANAVDAFKPSYDIGAMLHGNAAGGKLAYNAGLFNGTGQGGTRTTNSGAWAARIVCNPFGAMPYNEPDLGNTPNPLLAVGAGYFANTLKRTANAGFLDTTSSVPAYAGTSGWLGKAAANTAIFDNTERVDVGTYGFDAAFKWRGLSAYGEFFGGRAEGQGRGGSVHAIGYYGQAGYFLLPKKLEVAARYSSVDPNRDKPRDLQVEVTGAVSYYFQGHNLKLQGDYTNIHKQVAGKQATDDKQMRVQAQLAF; translated from the coding sequence ATGGGGTTCCCCGGGGGCATCGAGAAGGTACGAAAAAGGATGCGGAGCGGTTGCAGGAAATTCCTTCTTTCCGTTTCGGGAATTCTGGTGTTCCTCCTGTTCGGTCAGGAAGGATTCTCAAAAACCCTCGAGGAGGTCCTGAAGGAAAAGGGGGTCATCACCGAGGCCGACTTCAAGGAGGTCGCGGCGGCAAAACCTGTGGCGTACCAGCCCGGGAAGGGATTCACGTTCACGTCCCCCGACGGGAAGTTCCAGCTCTCCCTCGGCGGGCGGGGGCAATTCTATTACCAGTACCTGGACCGGGACGACGTCAACGGCGCGGCCAGGGAGGTGAGCACCTTCAGGGTCCGGCGCTTCAAGGCGTACATGTCGGGATACGCCTACTCGAAGAACCTGACGTACCGCGTCCAGGTGGACCTTGCGAAATCGACGCAGATACTTGACGACGGGTGGATCAACTACCGCTTCGTCGACGAGGCGCAGCTCCAGGCGGGGCAGTTCAAGATGCCGTTCTCCCGCGGGGAACTCACCGGCGACGGGGTGTTGCAGTTCGTCGACCGCGCGAACGCCGTGGACGCGTTCAAGCCCAGCTACGACATCGGTGCGATGCTGCACGGGAATGCTGCGGGCGGGAAGCTCGCCTATAACGCGGGTCTCTTCAACGGCACGGGACAGGGAGGTACCCGCACGACCAACAGCGGGGCGTGGGCCGCGCGGATCGTCTGCAATCCCTTCGGCGCGATGCCGTACAACGAGCCGGACCTCGGGAACACTCCGAATCCCCTCCTCGCCGTCGGCGCCGGCTACTTCGCGAACACGTTGAAGCGGACCGCGAACGCCGGCTTCCTCGACACCACCAGCTCGGTCCCCGCGTACGCCGGGACCTCCGGGTGGCTCGGGAAGGCCGCCGCGAACACGGCGATCTTCGACAACACGGAACGGGTCGACGTCGGCACGTACGGGTTCGACGCGGCGTTCAAGTGGCGGGGCCTCTCCGCGTACGGCGAATTCTTCGGCGGGAGAGCCGAAGGCCAGGGCCGGGGCGGGTCGGTGCACGCGATCGGGTATTATGGGCAGGCAGGGTACTTCCTTCTTCCGAAGAAGCTCGAAGTGGCGGCCCGGTATTCGAGCGTGGATCCGAACCGGGACAAGCCCCGGGACCTGCAGGTCGAGGTCACCGGCGCCGTATCGTACTACTTCCAGGGGCACAACCTGAAGCTTCAGGGCGACTACACGAACATTCACAAACAGGTCGCCGGGAAGCAGGCGACGGACGACAAGCAGATGCGGGTGCAGGCCCAGCTCGCGTTCTGA
- a CDS encoding CoA transferase → MEDAKIVGMSGHPEYAKWAHRETDPETACRKPEALDDMLVLDVSHGSFAGLFASSLLAEMGAEVIRIEPPSGDIARKMTPYGIMVGDAGLGYITEGRNKFHVTLDIATEEGKGLFRRLAKKADVLIHTFKPGHLEGLGLGYDTLREANPGLIFTAVHTYGQFGADAEAHANQPGYDILDQARGVIMSVTGEPDLDPEVPMEYKKPLKQGNWMGWYAGGAWTAFGIQMAMFHKRRTGKGQFIDASPPEGLMAISNYVMQYFHMSGKQMPRAGNYDYAVFPYTYVKCKDGFTFISGFSDPNWSALCEIMSRPDLQGRFPTIKERLNPENQPVIQHEIELFTAQYTSDEIQEMLTAYGRKPDKKGTVVTGRLETPCDVLKREHWDARKTFVRMNDPHYGEILMPNSSFKSMSATPGRVKWACRPIGADNEFIYGKYLGLGGRRLKELKEKSII, encoded by the coding sequence ATGGAAGACGCGAAGATCGTCGGCATGTCGGGCCACCCGGAATACGCGAAGTGGGCGCATCGGGAGACCGACCCCGAAACCGCTTGCCGGAAACCGGAAGCCCTGGACGACATGCTCGTGCTGGACGTGAGCCACGGAAGCTTCGCCGGGCTGTTCGCTTCCTCCCTGCTGGCGGAGATGGGGGCGGAAGTCATCCGCATCGAGCCCCCAAGCGGGGATATCGCCCGGAAGATGACTCCGTACGGGATTATGGTCGGGGACGCCGGCCTGGGATACATCACGGAAGGGCGGAACAAGTTCCACGTCACCCTCGACATCGCCACGGAGGAGGGGAAGGGACTTTTCCGGAGGCTTGCGAAAAAGGCCGACGTGCTGATCCATACCTTCAAGCCGGGACACCTGGAGGGTCTGGGGCTGGGCTACGACACGCTTCGGGAAGCGAATCCCGGGCTGATCTTCACCGCCGTCCATACGTACGGACAATTCGGCGCCGACGCGGAAGCGCATGCGAACCAGCCCGGCTACGACATCCTCGACCAGGCCCGGGGCGTCATCATGTCCGTCACCGGCGAGCCGGACCTCGATCCCGAGGTGCCGATGGAATACAAGAAGCCGTTGAAGCAGGGGAACTGGATGGGGTGGTACGCCGGCGGCGCCTGGACGGCGTTCGGAATCCAGATGGCGATGTTCCACAAGCGGAGAACGGGCAAGGGACAGTTCATCGACGCCTCCCCGCCGGAAGGGCTGATGGCCATCTCGAATTACGTGATGCAATATTTCCACATGTCGGGAAAGCAGATGCCCCGGGCCGGGAATTACGACTACGCGGTCTTTCCGTACACGTACGTGAAGTGCAAGGACGGCTTCACCTTCATCTCCGGGTTCTCCGACCCGAACTGGTCCGCCCTGTGCGAGATCATGAGCCGCCCCGATCTGCAGGGAAGGTTCCCGACCATCAAGGAGCGGCTGAACCCGGAAAACCAGCCCGTCATCCAGCACGAGATCGAACTGTTCACGGCGCAGTACACGTCCGACGAGATCCAGGAGATGCTCACGGCCTACGGCAGGAAGCCCGACAAGAAGGGGACGGTGGTCACGGGGAGGCTCGAGACCCCGTGCGACGTCCTGAAGCGGGAGCATTGGGACGCCCGGAAGACGTTCGTGCGGATGAACGATCCGCACTACGGGGAGATCCTGATGCCGAACTCCTCGTTCAAGTCGATGTCCGCGACCCCGGGGCGGGTCAAGTGGGCCTGCCGTCCGATCGGCGCCGACAACGAGTTCATCTACGGCAAGTACCTTGGACTGGGCGGGCGGCGGTTGAAGGAATTGAAGGAAAAATCCATCATCTAA